In Saccharomycodes ludwigii strain NBRC 1722 chromosome III, whole genome shotgun sequence, one DNA window encodes the following:
- the YRB1 gene encoding Ran GTPase-binding protein YRB1 (similar to Saccharomyces cerevisiae YDR002W | YRB1 | Yeast Ran Binder), with amino-acid sequence MSTKETVSNITDEKKGEAVASAPKPPSAAVFSMFGAKKAVKKENDEEKKEEPAKNEENSAEGEEEADVHFEPVVHLEKVEVKTNEENENTLLKLRAKLFRLDAKAGEWKERGTGDVKLLQHKETKKIRLLMRRDKTLKVCANHYVSPDYTLKANVGSDRSWVYTVTADISEGEPEAMTLAIRFGNKENADKFKEEFEKAQEINKKN; translated from the coding sequence ATGTCTACTAAAGAAACTGTTTCAAATATTACTGATGAAAAGAAGGGAGAAGCCGTTGCTTCTGCCCCAAAACCACCATCAGCTGCTGTTTTTTCTATGTTTGGTGCCAAGAAAGCTgtgaaaaaggaaaatgatGAGGAGAAGAAAGAGGAACCTGccaaaaatgaagaaaatagCGCTGAAGGGGAAGAGGAAGCCGATGTTCATTTTGAACCTGTTGTTCATTTAGAAAAGGTGGAAGTTAAAACTAATGAAGAAAACGAAAatactttattaaaattgagAGCCAAATTATTTAGATTGGATGCAAAAGCTGGTGAATGGAAAGAAAGAGGCACCGGTGAtgttaaattattacaaCATAAAGAAACAAAGAAGATCAGATTACTAATGAGAAGAGATAAAACTTTGAAAGTCTGTGCTAACCATTATGTTTCGCCAGATTATACTTTGAAGGCAAATGTTGGTTCTGATAGATCCTGGGTTTATACTGTCACAGCTGATATCTCTGAAGGTGAACCAGAAGCTATGACTTTGGCTATAAGATTTGGTAACAAGGAGAATGCTGATAAATTCAAAgaagaatttgaaaagGCCCAagaaatcaataaaaagaattag
- the ECM15 gene encoding Ecm15p (similar to Saccharomyces cerevisiae YBL001C | ECM15 | ExtraCellular Mutant) encodes MAKINCLADVCMVPVGTGSASISDYVAKIEAKIRESPLKSTLHSAGTTIEGPWDEVMGLIGELHEYAHGSLGLVRIHTDIRVGTRTDKAQTAQDKVNVVLKKIADPK; translated from the exons ATGGCTAAGATTAATTGTTTGGCAGATGTTTGCATGGTACCA GTTGGTACTGGAAGTGCATCTATTTCAGACTATGTTGCTAAAATAGAAGCAAAGATACGTGAAAGTCCTTTGAAAAGTACTTTGCACAGTGCTGGGACCACGATTGAGGGACCATGGGATGAAGTCATGGGTCTAATTGGTGAATTACATGAATATGCGCATGGCAGCTTGGGATTAGTTAGGATTCACACTGATATTAGAGTTGGTACAAGAACCGACAAAGCTCAGACTGCGCAAGATAAAGTTAATGttgttttaaagaaaatcgCAGATCCtaaataa
- the COQ1 gene encoding trans-hexaprenyltranstransferase (similar to Saccharomyces cerevisiae YBR003W | COQ1 | COenzyme Q): MIRVSLSISRRGLSNSGNKSIIKNYNNVSLTVKTITTTIRNKSTFLNVMEAAARLVTPKMFLTNPLSLVSNEMNTLAKNIALMIGSGHPVLNRVTGYYFEGEGKKVRPLLVLLLSRALSEIPVEQRQRIKIDYSDVPEDPIYSKPPSALLVEPPARHISPLSILHGIKPLNPLTKGPEPFINEFDEKRGILPKQRRLAEIVEMIHTASLLHDDVIDHSDTRRGRPSGNIAFTNKMAVLAGDFLLGRATVAISRLRNPEVVELISNSIANLVEGEFMQLKNTAIDEDYKKINNAGNLQQLPSPTEKTLTIGHSYRVNTPSAISHDRMIETAFEYYLHKTYLKTAALISKSCRATAILSGAENNVVDECYEFGKNVGICFQLVDDMLDFTVSSKHLGKPSNADLKLGIATAPVLHAWKKDPSLGPLIQRNFNQPGDVEKTLASVYKYDGVAKTREMAIEYRDKAIANLRSVLPPSESRTALELLAKSILTRRK; this comes from the coding sequence atgatTCGTGTTTCGCTATCAATTTCTCGCAGGGGTCTAAGTAATAGCGGTAATAAGtctataattaaaaactatAACAATGTTAGCCTAACAGTAAAAACGATAACTACAACCATTAGGAATAAATCCACTTTTTTGAATGTTATGGAAGCAGCAGCCAGACTGGTTACCCcgaaaatgtttttaactAATCCATTATCATTAGTTTCTAATGAAATGAACACATTGGCAAAAAACATAGCTCTTATGATTGGTTCTGGTCACCCAGTGTTGAATAGAGTTActggttattattttgaaggTGAAGGGAAAAAAGTTCGTCCCTTACTTGTCCTATTGTTATCAAGAGCTCTTTCAGAAATTCCGGTTGAGCAGAGACAAAGAATCAAAATTGATTATAGCGATGTCCCGGAAGATCCGATTTATTCTAAACCTCCAAGTGCATTACTGGTCGAACCACCAGCCAGACATATTTCACCGTTAAGTATCTTGCATGGCATTAAACCATTAAATCCATTAACCAAGGGGCCTGAACCTTTTATAAACGAATTTGATGAAAAGCGCGGGATTTTACCTAAACAAAGAAGGTTGGCTGAAATTGTAGAAATGATTCATACTGCTTCCTTGCTCCATGATGACGTTATTGATCATTCAGATACAAGAAGAGGGAGACCTAGCGGGAATATTGCGTTTACGAACAAAATGGCCGTTTTAGCCGGTGACTTCCTATTGGGCAGGGCCACCGTTGCAATTTCTCGTTTAAGGAACCCGGAAGTTGTCGAGTTGATTTCTAATAGCATTGCTAACTTAGTGGAGGGTGAATTTATGCAGTTAAAAAACACTGCCATAGATGAAGATTAcaagaaaattaataatgcTGGAAATTTACAACAATTGCCCTCTCCAACAGAAAAAACCTTGACTATTGGGCATTCATACCGTGTAAATACACCTAGTGCGATTTCTCACGATAGAATGATTGAAACAGCatttgaatattatttgcataaaacatatttaaaaactgCGGCTTTAATATCTAAATCTTGTAGAGCAACCGCCATTTTGTCTGGTGCCGAAAATAATGTAGTTGATGAGTGCTATGAATTCGGTAAAAATGTTGGTATTTGTTTTCAATTGGTTGACGACATGCTAGATTTCACAGTGTCTTCAAAGCATCTAGGTAAACCTTCTAATGCTGATTTGAAACTGGGAATTGCTACTGCACCTGTGTTGCATGCTTGGAAAAAAGATCCCTCATTAGGGCCATTAATCCAAAGAAATTTCAATCAACCAGGTGATGTAGAAAAAACTTTAGCATCGGTTTACAAGTATGACGGTGTGGCTAAAACCAGAGAGATGGCCATTGAATATAGAGATAAAGCCATTGCTAACTTACGTTCTGTATTGCCACCAAGTGAATCGCGTACTGCCTTAGAGCTCTTGGCAAAGAGTATTTTAACAAGACGTAAGTGA
- the HTA2 gene encoding histone H2A (similar to Saccharomyces cerevisiae YBL003C | HTA2 | Histone h Two A): MSGGKGGKAGSTAKASQSRSARAGLTFPVGRIHRLLRKGNYAQRIGSGAPVYLTSVLEYLTAEILELAGNAARDNKKTRIIPRHLQLAIRNDDELNKLLGNVTIAQGGVLPNIHQNLLPKKSKPSKASQEL; this comes from the coding sequence ATGTCAGGCGGTAAAGGTGGTAAAGCAGGTTCTACAGCTAAAGCTTCTCAATCTAGATCAGCTAGAGCTGGTTTAACTTTCCCAGTTGGTAGAATTCATAGATTATTAAGAAAAGGTAATTATGCTCAAAGAATTGGTTCTGGTGCTCCAGTCTACTTGACTTCAGTTTTGGAGTATTTGACCGCCGAAATTTTAGAATTAGCTGGTAACGCTGCTAgagataacaaaaaaacaagaatcATTCCTAGACATTTACAATTAGCCATTAGAAATGACGACGAGTTGAACAAATTGTTAGGTAATGTCACTATTGCTCAAGGTGGTGTTTTACCAAATATTCATCAAAACTTGTTACCAAAGAAATCCAAACCTTCTAAGGCCTCTCAAGAATtatag
- a CDS encoding alpha,alpha-trehalase (similar to Saccharomyces cerevisiae YBR001C | NTH2 | Neutral TreHalase (paralog of YDR001C | NTH1)): MSGFFRYNDDDTVDPYATPDVYYGPENINSGGRNSPIHRIRALSLSSRINLDDFKGPTGYAIKRRGSEDDSITSSKGTRKLLIEDVDEMLEKLLKNEDTDNNFQITIEDKGPKVLKIGTANSEGYKFVNIRGTYMLSNLLQELTIAKKFGRKQIVLDEARLNENPVDRLRRLIETEFWKSLTRRIDETSIREIAYDDKFVASKAKIPRIYVPYNCQDQYEYYIEVSKNNPSLLLDVEYLPKDITPEYVESLNDVPGLLTLAMQKHTDPVEGKETMIGWKYAVPGGRFNELYGWDSYFMTLGLLENNKVDVARGMVENFIFEIEHYGKILNANRSYYLCRSQPPFLTDMALKVFHKIGEDANPDAIDFLRRAFDAAIKEYKSVWTISPRYDAETGLSCYHPNGLGIPPETESNHFDSILLPYALKHNVSIEELKVLYNEQKIKEPELDEFFLHDRGVRESGHDTTYRFENVCAYLATIDLNSLLYKYETDISFVIKKYFGDSHVDYEGVVTTSQDWTLAAEERSKRINKYLWNEEEGMYFDYNVKTKQRSTYESATTFWPLWAKLCTPDQAESLVTKALPKFEMFGGLVSTTEKSRGEISAIRLVRQWDYPFGWAPHQILAWEGFKNYSYNKVARRLAYRWLYIITKVFVDYNGAVVEKYDVTSEIDPHKVEAEYGNQGSDFKGVATEGFGWVNASYILGLKCMTRHAKRALDSCISPTSFFSHLSSTERASFNV, from the coding sequence ATGAGCGGTTTTTTTAGATACAACGACGATGATACAGTAGATCCATATGCAACACCAGATGTTTATTATGGACCTGAAAACATAAATTCAGGAGGAAGAAATTCACCGATACATAGAATAAGAGCTTTAAGTCTTAGTTCACGTATAAATTTAGACGATTTCAAGGGGCCTACTGGTTATGCCATTAAAAGAAGAGGGTCTGAAGATGATAGTATTACATCGAGCAAAGGAACTCGTAAACTTTTAATTGAGGATGTTGATGAAATGTTggaaaaattgttaaagaACGAGGATACTGATAACAACTTTCAAATTACCATTGAGGATAAGGGGCCTAAGGTATTGAAGATTGGGACTGCTAATTCTGAGGGATATAAATTTGTCAATATCAGAGGTACCTATATGCTTTCTAACCTTTTACAAGAATTAACAATCGCTAAAAAGTTTGGAAGAAAGCAGATAGTTCTAGATGAGGCAAGATTGAATGAAAACCCTGTCGATAGGTTGCGGAGATTAATCGAGACAGAATTTTGGAAGTCACTAACAAGACGTATTGATGAGACGTCTATTAGGGAGATTGCTTATGATGACAAGTTTGTTGCGTCAAAAGCTAAAATACCAAGAATATACGTGCCCTACAACTGTCAAGACCAGTACGAGTATTACATTGAAGTTTCTAAGAACAACCCATCTTTGTTACTAGATGTTGAGTATTTGCCAAAGGATATTACACCTGAATACGTGGAATCCTTAAACGATGTGCCAGGATTATTGACTTTAGCAATGCAAAAGCACACAGATCCTGTGGAGGGTAAAGAAACTATGATAGGTTGGAAATATGCTGTTCCTGGTGGTCGTTTTAATGAGCTTTATGGTTGGGACTCTTATTTTATGACGTTAGGATTATTGGAAAACAACAAGGTTGATGTAGCTAGAGGAATGGTTgagaattttatttttgaaattgagCATTATGGAAAGATTTTAAATGCTAATAGATCCTATTATTTATGTAGGTCACAACCGCCATTTTTAACAGATATGGCGCTAAAAGTTTTTCATAAAATTGGTGAGGATGCGAACCCGGATGCCATTGATTTTTTGAGAAGGGCATTTGATGCTGCCATTAAAGAATACAAGAGTGTATGGACCATCTCTCCCAGATATGATGCCGAAACAGGGTTATCTTGTTACCATCCAAATGGTCTTGGAATTCCACCAGAAACAGAAAGCAACCATTTTGACAGCATTTTATTGCCATATGCGCTAAAGCACAATGTGTCCATTGAAGAGCTAAAGGTACTGTACaatgaacaaaaaattaaagaaccAGAATTGGAtgagttttttttacatgATAGAGGGGTCAGGGAAAGTGGGCACGATACTACCTATAGATTTGAAAATGTATGTGCCTATTTGGCTACCATAGATTTAAACTCTTTATTGTACAAATATGAAACAGATATTTCGTTTGTTATCAAGAAGTATTTTGGCGATTCGCACGTCGATTATGAGGGTGTCGTCACTACCTCTCAAGATTGGACTTTAGCTGCCGAAGAAAGATCAAAGCGCATTAACAAGTATTTGTGGAATGAGGAAGAGGGGATGTATTTTGATTACAATGTTAAAACGAAACAGAGAAGCACCTATGAATCTGCAACAACATTTTGGCCCTTATGGGCTAAACTTTGTACTCCAGATCAAGCTGAAAGCTTGGTGACAAAGGCGTTACCTAAATTCGAAATGTTTGGTGGTCTTGTTTCTACCACCGAAAAATCCAGGGGGGAAATATCGGCCATTAGGCTAGTAAGGCAATGGGATTATCCGTTTGGATGGGCGCCACATCAGATTTTGGCCTGGGAAGGTTTTAAAAACTATTCATACAATAAGGTAGCCAGAAGATTGGCTTATAGATGGTTGTATATCATCACAAAGGTTTTTGTTGATTATAATGGTGCAGTTGTTGAAAAGTATGATGTGACCAGTGAGATTGATCCGCACAAGGTTGAAGCTGAGTATGGTAATCAAGGATCTGATTTTAAGGGTGTTGCTACTGAAGGATTTGGTTGGGTGAATGCTAGTTATATCCTTGGGTTAAAATGTATGACCAGGCACGCCAAAAGAGCGTTAGATAGTTGTATTTCGCCtacttcatttttttcGCATTTATCTTCCACTGAAAGAGCTTCATTTAATGTGTAA
- the HTB2 gene encoding histone H2B (similar to Saccharomyces cerevisiae YBL002W | HTB2 | Histone h Two B), producing MSASKKPASKAPAKKTASTSEPSKKRHKVRKETYSSYIYKVLKQTHPDTGISQKSMSILNSFVNDIFERIATEASKLAAYNKKSTISAREIQTAVRLILPGELAKHAVSEGTRSVTKYSSSTQS from the coding sequence ATGTCTGCCTCTAAGAAACCTGCCTCAAAAGCACCAGCTAAGAAAACTGCCTCTACTTCTGAACCATCCAAGAAGAGACACAAGGTTAGAAAGGAAACTTACTCCTCTTACATTtacaaagttttaaaacaaacTCACCCAGATACTGGTATCTCTCAAAAATCAATGTCTATTTTAAATTCCTTTGTCAAcgatatttttgaaagaatCGCCACTGAAGCTTCCAAATTAGCTGCTTACAACAAGAAGTCTACCATTTCTGCTAGAGAAATTCAAACAGCTGTTAGGTTGATTTTGCCAGGTGAATTAGCCAAGCATGCTGTTTCTGAAGGTACTAGATCTGTTACTAaatattcttcttctacCCAATCTTAA
- the RER2 gene encoding ditrans,polycis-polyprenyl diphosphate synthase (similar to Saccharomyces cerevisiae YBR002C | RER2 | Retention in the Endoplasmic Reticulum) yields the protein MITTSEEYYASAKGPLSMLGKCRFWVDSILKKNFGKMIRVSGHSPQHVAFIMDGNRRYAKKKNMQIKQGHENGFLSLCQILELCYESGVKTVTVFAFSIENFKRTKYEVNALMELFKKRIDQVIANGDICSQYGIKFRTLGDRSLIPSDVMVKILEAEKLTENNTRACLNLCFPYTGRQEIYHSIKETIRDSLNNKITINEQTIDGNLYTKDDPPLDLLIRTSGVSRLSDFLLWQVDKKGVTIELLDCLWPEFTPWNMACILLKFAYKKTILSEEEEEEEEEEEEEEEEEEEEEEEEEEEEGDEKEEEKQEEEEEEEKEKEEEKEKDANAVSNERLDKN from the coding sequence atgatcACGACATCTGAAGAATATTATGCATCTGCAAAAGGGCCATTATCAATGTTGGGAAAATGCCGATTTTGGGTTGACTCcatattaaagaaaaactttGGTAAAATGATACGAGTCTCTGGACATTCTCCACAACATGTAGCTTTTATTATGGATGGCAATAGAAGATatgccaaaaaaaagaatatgcAGATTAAGCAAGGTCATGAAAATGGGTTTCTAAGCTTGTGCCAAATTCTAGAGCTTTGTTATGAGTCAGGTGTTAAAACCGTGACTGTTTTTGCGTTTTCTATagaaaatttcaaaagaacaaaatatGAAGTCAATGCACTGATGgagttatttaaaaaaaggatagaTCAAGTAATAGCCAATGGTGATATATGTTCCCAATACGGCATCAAATTTAGAACGCTTGGTGATAGGTCTTTGATACCATCTGATGTTATGGTTAAAATACTAGAAGCTGAAAAACTaactgaaaataatactagAGCCTGTCTAAATTTGTGCTTCCCTTATACCGGTAGACAAGAAATTTACCATTCTATAAAGGAAACGATAAGAGATTctcttaataataaaataacaattaaCGAACAAACTATCGATGGGAATTTGTATACAAAAGATGATCCACCCCTAGATTTACTTATCCGTACCAGTGGTGTTTCCAGATTAAGTGATTTTTTACTTTGGCAAGTTGATAAAAAAGGCGTTACAATAGAGTTACTTGATTGTTTATGGCCAGAATTTACTCCATGGAATATGGcttgtattttattaaaatttgcATATAAAAAGACAATATTATcggaagaagaggaagaagaagaggaagaggaagaggaagaagaggaggaagaggaagaggaagaggaagaggaggaagaagaggaaggaGATGAAAAGGAAGAGGAGAAGCAAGAGGAGGAAgaggaggaagaaaaagaaaaagaagaagaaaaagaaaaagatgcTAATGCCGTTAGCAATGAACGTTTAGataaaaattga